One genomic window of Vulpes vulpes isolate BD-2025 chromosome 11, VulVul3, whole genome shotgun sequence includes the following:
- the TUB gene encoding tubby protein homolog isoform X5 — translation MVQANADGRPKSRRARQSEEQAPLVESYLSSSGSTSYQVQEADSLTNAQLGAARPTAPASAKRTKAAAATGGQGGASRKEKKGKHKGTSGPAVLAEEKSEAPGPVQILTVGRSDHAQDAGETAAGGGAQPSGQDLRATMQRKGVSSSMSFEEEEEEEDENSSSSSQLNSNTRPSSATSRKSTREAASAPSPTAPEPSADVEVQDLEEFALRPAPQGITIKCRITRDKKGMDRGMYPTYFLHLDREDGKKVFLLAGRKRKKSKTSNYLISVDPTDLSRGGDSYIGKLRSNLMGTKFTVYDNGVNPQKASSSTVESGTLRQELAAVCYETNVLGFKGPRKMSVIVPGMNMVHERVSIRPRNEHETLLARWQNKNTESIIELQNKTPVWNDDTQSYVLNFHGRVTQASVKNFQIIHGNDPDYIVMQFGRVAEDVFTMDYNYPLCALQAFAIALSSFDSKLACE, via the exons TTCAAGAGGCCGACTCGCTTACCAATGCACAGCTGGGAGCTGCCCGCCCAACAGCACCAGCCTCAGCCAAGAGAACCAAGGCAGCAGCGGCAACGGGGGGCCAGGGCGGGGCctccaggaaggagaaaaaggggaAGCACAAAG GCACCAGCGGGCCAGCAGTACTGGCAGAAGAGAAGTCTGAGGCCCCAGGCCCGGTGCAGATCCTGACTGTGGGCCGGTCGGACCACGCCCAGGACGCGGGGGAGACGGCAGCCGGTGGGGGCGCGCAGCCCAGCGGGCAGGACCTCCGTGCCACGATGCAGAGGAAGG GTGTCTCTAGCAGCATGAGCTtcgaagaggaagaggaagaggaggatgaaaaTAGCTCCAGCTCCTCCCAGCTAAACAGCAACACCCGCCCCAGCTCGGCTACCAGCAGGAAGTCCACCAGG GAGGCAGCCTCGGCCCCAAGCCCGACAGCCCCAGAACCCTCGGCAGATGTTGAGGTCCAGGATCTCGAGGAGTTTGCACTGAGGCCGGCCCCCCAAGGTATCACCATCAAGTGCCGCATTACGCGGGACAAGAAGGGGATGGACCGGGGGATGTACCCCACCTACTTCTTGCACCTGGACCGCGAGGATGGGAAGAAG GTGTTCCTCTTGgcgggaaggaagagaaagaagagtaaaactTCCAATTACCTCATCTCTGTGGACCCAACAGACTTGTCTCGAGGAGGGGACAGCTACATCGGGAAACTGCG GTCCAACCTCATGGGCACTAAGTTCACTGTTTATGACAATGGAGTCAATCCTCAGAAGGCATCATCCTCGACTGTGGAAAGTGGAACCTTGCGTCAGGAGTTGGCAGCCGTGTGCTAC GAGACAAACGTCTTGGGCTTCAAGGGGCCACGGAAGATGAGCGTGATTGTCCCAGGCATGAACATGGTTCACGAGAGAGTCTCTATCCGGCCCCGAAAC GAGCATGAGACGCTGCTGGCCCGCTGGCAGAACAAGAACACAGAGAGCATCATCGAGCTGCAGAACAAGACCCCGGTCTGGAACGACGACACACAGTCCTATGTACTCAACTTCCACGGGCGCGTCACGCAGGCCTCTGTGAAGAACTTCCAGATCATCCACGGCAATGACC CGGACTACATCGTGATGCAGTTTGGCCGTGTAGCAGAGGACGTGTTCACCATGGATTACAACTACCCACTGTGTGCACTGCAGGCCTTTGCCATCGCCCTGTCCAGCTTTGACAGCAAGCTGGCCTGCGAGTAG